The following are from one region of the Melaminivora suipulveris genome:
- the hisB gene encoding imidazoleglycerol-phosphate dehydratase HisB, which translates to MTSSALVPSASPDLLAERTAEVARSTAETRIRVRINLDGSGQSRLATGIGFFDHMLEQIARHGLIDLDVECEGDLHIDGHHTVEDVGITLGQAFARALGDKKGISRYGHAYVPLDEALSRVVIDFSGRPGLHLHIPFTAASIGGFDTQLTYEFFQGFANHAQATLHIDNLKGINAHHQCETVFKAFARALRAALERDPRMAGTIPSTKGAL; encoded by the coding sequence ATGACTTCTTCCGCACTCGTTCCCTCCGCCTCCCCCGACCTGCTTGCCGAGCGCACCGCCGAGGTGGCGCGCAGCACCGCCGAGACGCGCATCCGCGTGCGCATCAATCTGGACGGCTCCGGCCAGTCGCGCCTGGCCACCGGCATCGGCTTTTTCGACCACATGCTCGAGCAGATCGCGCGCCACGGCCTGATCGACCTGGATGTCGAGTGCGAGGGCGACCTGCACATCGACGGCCACCACACGGTCGAGGACGTCGGCATCACCCTGGGCCAGGCCTTTGCGCGCGCCCTGGGCGACAAGAAGGGCATCAGCCGCTATGGCCACGCCTACGTGCCGCTGGACGAAGCCCTGTCGCGCGTGGTGATTGATTTCTCCGGCCGGCCGGGCCTGCACCTGCACATCCCGTTCACCGCGGCGAGCATCGGCGGCTTCGACACGCAGCTGACCTACGAATTTTTCCAGGGCTTTGCCAACCACGCGCAGGCCACGCTGCACATCGACAACCTGAAGGGCATCAACGCCCACCACCAGTGCGAGACGGTGTTCAAGGCCTTCGCCCGTGCGCTGCGCGCCGCGCTGGAGCGCGACCCGCGCATGGCCGGCACCATTCCGTCGACCAAGGGTGCGCTCTGA